One genomic region from Saprospiraceae bacterium encodes:
- a CDS encoding cytochrome c oxidase subunit 3, whose translation MAIAQVSNNNRFGIHPQKFALWAAFASIAMMFAALTSAYVVRRGAGNWLEYQIPKIFFVSTIVLLGSSLSLHRSYTSFLAGKEKEYKLLLVATFILGLVFCSLQYVGWSTLHAHGIEVSGNPSGSFFYVISGLHVAHVLGGIVALIMALIHAFMLPFKVTELRRHRFELVCHYWHFVDILWIYLLSFMIIQQ comes from the coding sequence ATGGCTATAGCACAGGTGAGTAATAATAATCGATTCGGAATTCATCCACAGAAATTTGCGTTGTGGGCTGCATTCGCCAGCATTGCGATGATGTTTGCGGCTTTGACCAGCGCTTATGTAGTGAGAAGGGGTGCGGGGAATTGGCTCGAATATCAAATTCCAAAAATATTTTTTGTCAGTACAATAGTCCTCTTAGGTTCAAGCCTTTCCTTACATAGATCGTATACTTCGTTTTTGGCTGGTAAAGAAAAGGAATATAAGCTACTTCTTGTGGCCACCTTTATATTGGGCTTGGTTTTTTGTAGTCTTCAATATGTGGGTTGGAGTACCCTACATGCACACGGCATCGAGGTGAGCGGTAACCCTTCCGGATCTTTTTTTTATGTAATCTCCGGTTTGCATGTTGCTCATGTACTGGGTGGCATAGTAGCATTGATCATGGCATTGATTCATGCATTTATGCTGCCATTTAAAGTGACTGAACTTCGCCGCCATCGATTTGAATTAGTATGTCACTATTGGCATTTTGTAGATATACTCTGGATATATTTATTATCATTTATGATCATTCAACAATAA
- a CDS encoding cytochrome c has protein sequence MSKKNFIYLGFICSLMWWGSACSTAGGNKTGHEFMPDMVHPIGYEANFYDFYYFNRWGTEAEYKKYATPRLPVKGTIARGMVGDASSSLGMPANGSVPYYYADTEDDRVRASKDITTSPIPITEAGLASGKLLYNINCAICHGEKGDGAGYLARDGSKYPVAPANFKQDTFYHSSNGRFYHAIMFGRNLMGSYADKLSYQERWQVIQYIRSLQAKDKKLQYDETANSFNSDIPFAKWAPQPSGEAGKAMQEHEMTPKESLPKH, from the coding sequence TTTGGGTTTTATCTGCTCTCTGATGTGGTGGGGTAGTGCTTGTTCTACTGCTGGAGGCAATAAGACTGGCCATGAATTCATGCCTGATATGGTGCATCCTATTGGATATGAAGCCAACTTTTATGATTTTTATTATTTTAACCGGTGGGGGACTGAAGCTGAATATAAAAAATATGCTACACCCAGACTTCCAGTTAAGGGAACGATAGCAAGAGGTATGGTCGGCGATGCTTCCTCTTCCCTGGGTATGCCTGCCAACGGTTCGGTACCATATTATTATGCGGACACTGAAGATGACCGTGTGCGAGCTTCAAAAGATATTACTACCAGTCCAATACCCATTACGGAAGCCGGTCTGGCTTCTGGTAAATTACTGTATAATATCAATTGTGCTATTTGTCATGGCGAGAAAGGAGATGGTGCCGGATATCTTGCGCGGGATGGAAGCAAATACCCTGTAGCTCCGGCTAATTTTAAACAAGATACTTTTTATCATTCCTCTAATGGCAGATTTTACCATGCTATTATGTTCGGTAGAAACTTAATGGGGAGTTATGCTGACAAGCTTTCTTATCAAGAGCGTTGGCAGGTAATTCAGTATATCCGCTCACTTCAGGCAAAAGACAAAAAACTTCAGTACGACGAGACGGCAAATTCCTTTAATTCAGATATCCCGTTTGCAAAATGGGCACCTCAACCATCCGGTGAGGCAGGAAAGGCTATGCAAGAACACGAAATGACCCCTAAAGAATCACTACCCAAACATTGA
- a CDS encoding OmpA family protein encodes MTAIIIIGILALLAIVVVQIGKLSDLRSKIMGEEDINYQNYDITGKLLLFFMIGFLIFCVVSAYHYKNWMLGYGPHESASIHGHSIDGMFNTTLIYTGIVFFVTQILLFWYAFKYRSQRGSKAIYFPGSTKLELIWSIVPSIVLVILVARGLIAWNDIMADTKAEDNAIEIEATAFQFAWNIRYAGNDGVIGTKNYKKITPLNALGQDFNDIKNLDDFNADEIVLPVGRKVRVRIIAKDVLHNFYLPQFRVKMDAVPGLPTFFVFTPTTTTEEYRERLRKYKEYLAPSDPLDPTSEPLWKAFNYELACAELCGKGHYSMRRLVKIVSEQEYESWKANQKSTYLTNIRNTDEDPFKGQVLDIEVKSRRDAFFGQVDKILKTDSLVGKQTIKLEHIQFETGSDKLTPDSKYELDNLIELMVNNSGVTLEVAGHTDNTGDAGSNLDLSNKRALAVKDYMINRGVDGARLKATGYGQSKPIDSNDTPEGRQNNRRTEFKILTK; translated from the coding sequence ATGACCGCAATCATAATCATCGGCATCCTCGCTTTACTAGCCATCGTGGTAGTACAGATCGGCAAACTTAGTGATCTGCGCAGTAAAATCATGGGCGAAGAAGATATCAATTATCAGAACTATGATATAACTGGGAAGTTATTATTATTTTTCATGATAGGTTTTCTGATATTTTGTGTGGTATCTGCTTATCATTATAAAAATTGGATGCTTGGCTATGGACCACATGAATCTGCCTCTATACATGGCCATAGTATTGACGGTATGTTCAATACGACCTTGATCTATACCGGCATTGTGTTTTTTGTCACTCAGATTTTATTATTTTGGTATGCTTTTAAATACAGAAGTCAAAGAGGTTCTAAAGCTATTTACTTTCCTGGCAGCACCAAATTAGAATTGATTTGGTCTATTGTGCCCTCTATTGTTTTGGTCATATTAGTAGCCAGAGGCTTGATTGCCTGGAATGATATCATGGCGGATACCAAAGCTGAAGATAATGCCATCGAGATTGAAGCTACTGCATTTCAGTTTGCTTGGAATATTCGGTATGCGGGAAATGATGGGGTTATAGGTACTAAAAATTATAAAAAAATAACTCCTCTAAATGCTTTAGGTCAGGATTTTAACGATATTAAAAATCTCGATGATTTCAATGCAGATGAAATAGTGTTGCCTGTAGGCAGGAAAGTCAGAGTGCGCATCATAGCGAAGGATGTATTGCATAATTTCTATTTGCCTCAATTTAGAGTAAAAATGGATGCGGTACCTGGATTGCCAACTTTTTTCGTTTTTACGCCTACAACTACGACGGAAGAATATCGTGAGCGTCTTAGAAAATATAAAGAGTATCTAGCTCCATCTGATCCATTGGATCCAACGAGTGAGCCACTTTGGAAGGCCTTTAATTATGAGTTGGCTTGTGCCGAATTGTGTGGTAAAGGACATTATTCGATGAGGCGTTTGGTAAAGATTGTTTCTGAACAAGAATATGAATCCTGGAAAGCCAATCAAAAATCAACTTACCTCACTAATATCAGAAACACTGATGAGGATCCATTCAAAGGGCAAGTATTGGACATTGAAGTTAAATCGCGCCGAGATGCTTTTTTTGGCCAGGTTGATAAAATATTGAAAACAGATAGTCTTGTTGGAAAGCAAACTATCAAGTTGGAGCATATCCAATTTGAGACTGGCAGTGATAAGTTAACACCAGATTCAAAATACGAATTGGATAATCTTATTGAGCTTATGGTCAATAACAGCGGTGTGACCTTAGAAGTAGCAGGACATACGGACAATACCGGTGACGCCGGATCTAACTTGGATCTATCCAACAAAAGAGCATTGGCTGTCAAAGATTATATGATAAACAGAGGAGTAGATGGTGCCAGATTAAAGGCAACCGGATACGGTCAATCTAAACCTATCGATTCGAATGACACCCCAGAAGGTAGACAAAATAATAGAAGGACAGAGTTTAAAATTTTAACGAAATAA
- a CDS encoding cbb3-type cytochrome c oxidase subunit I, whose protein sequence is MAEVLEQTPSLPDVDKLIKENGFDDHFHEHHEGDKYQSGFISKYIFSMDHKIIARQFLITGMVWAVIGGLMSLIFRLQLGFPEENYAWLKPIIGKWITINDAGFGSISPQFYYAMVTMHGTIIVFFVLTAGLSGTFSNLLIPLQVGARDMASPFLNMLSYWFFFMSSIVMLLSLFLSTGPFSGGWTAYPPLSALPQASDGSGTGMTMWLVSLTLFVVSVLLGGINYITTVLNLRTKGMTMWKMPMTIWAFFTTAILGLLSFPVLVSGFLLLFFDRGLGTSFYLSEIFVGGQALDFAGGSPILYQHLFWFLGHPEVYIIILPAMGIVSEVLSVHSRRPIFGYRFMVYSILAIGFLSFIVWAHHMFMSGVNPFISNFFVVFTLIIAVPSAVKVFNWMTTLYGGNIRLNTPALFGIGFVSMFISGGLTGIFLGNSAIDVQQHDTYFVVAHFHIVMGVAAMFGMFAGVYHWFPKMYGRFMNETLGKLHFWGTMIGAYAIFWPMHYIGIAGVPRRYYRFDTFQAFNQFSELNKFMTVAAIVVFACQLVFIVNFFYSIWKGKKATSRNPYQANTLEWTTETIVPVHGNWTGNIPTVHRWPYDYNKDEREYIPQYVPMSPDEKDESH, encoded by the coding sequence ATGGCAGAAGTATTAGAACAAACCCCAAGCTTACCGGATGTAGATAAGCTGATCAAAGAAAATGGTTTTGATGATCATTTTCATGAGCATCATGAGGGAGATAAATACCAATCTGGATTTATCAGTAAGTACATATTCAGCATGGATCACAAGATCATCGCCAGGCAATTTTTGATCACTGGTATGGTGTGGGCTGTGATTGGAGGACTTATGTCATTGATATTCCGATTACAATTGGGATTTCCCGAAGAGAATTATGCATGGTTAAAACCTATTATTGGTAAATGGATTACCATCAACGATGCAGGATTTGGCAGTATCTCTCCACAGTTTTATTATGCCATGGTGACTATGCACGGAACTATTATCGTGTTCTTTGTATTGACAGCAGGTCTCAGTGGAACTTTTAGTAATCTGTTGATTCCATTACAGGTTGGGGCCAGAGATATGGCTTCGCCATTTTTAAATATGCTGTCTTATTGGTTTTTCTTTATGTCCAGTATCGTGATGTTATTATCACTTTTTTTAAGTACTGGGCCATTTTCAGGCGGTTGGACTGCTTATCCCCCTTTGAGTGCACTCCCGCAAGCATCGGACGGCTCAGGGACTGGTATGACGATGTGGCTGGTCAGTTTGACCTTGTTTGTGGTCTCGGTTTTGCTGGGAGGTATCAATTATATCACTACAGTATTAAACCTCAGGACTAAAGGAATGACTATGTGGAAGATGCCTATGACTATTTGGGCGTTTTTTACTACTGCCATACTAGGACTATTGTCATTTCCAGTACTAGTATCAGGATTTTTGTTGTTGTTTTTCGACAGAGGATTAGGTACAAGTTTTTATTTGAGTGAGATTTTTGTAGGAGGACAAGCTTTGGACTTTGCTGGGGGAAGCCCAATTTTATATCAGCATTTATTTTGGTTTTTAGGGCATCCTGAAGTGTACATCATCATACTTCCTGCAATGGGTATTGTATCAGAAGTGCTTTCTGTACACAGTCGCAGACCCATTTTTGGATATCGGTTTATGGTATATTCTATCCTGGCGATTGGATTTTTATCTTTTATAGTCTGGGCCCATCATATGTTTATGTCGGGAGTCAATCCTTTTATCTCTAATTTCTTTGTTGTATTTACTTTGATTATTGCTGTGCCATCTGCTGTGAAGGTTTTTAATTGGATGACCACTTTGTATGGGGGTAATATTCGACTTAATACACCGGCTTTATTTGGGATAGGATTTGTGAGTATGTTTATCTCTGGTGGATTGACAGGTATATTTCTTGGAAATTCGGCTATTGATGTTCAACAGCACGATACTTATTTTGTGGTGGCGCATTTTCACATCGTGATGGGTGTAGCAGCTATGTTTGGTATGTTTGCTGGTGTATATCATTGGTTCCCTAAGATGTACGGCAGATTTATGAATGAAACACTTGGCAAATTACATTTCTGGGGTACCATGATCGGAGCATATGCTATTTTTTGGCCAATGCACTATATTGGTATTGCTGGGGTGCCGAGACGGTATTATAGATTTGACACCTTTCAGGCATTCAATCAGTTTTCGGAGTTAAATAAATTTATGACCGTTGCAGCCATTGTAGTATTTGCTTGTCAATTAGTATTCATCGTAAACTTTTTTTATTCTATCTGGAAAGGTAAAAAGGCTACCTCGAGAAATCCATATCAGGCCAACACTTTAGAATGGACTACCGAGACTATCGTACCGGTGCATGGCAACTGGACTGGAAATATTCCAACTGTCCATAGATGGCCTTATGATTATAATAAAGACGAAAGAGAATATATACCGCAGTATGTACCAATGTCTCCTGATGAGAAAGATGAATCACATTAA
- the cyoE gene encoding protoheme IX farnesyltransferase yields the protein MLKMISGTNQYSFQQHLNAFLAKVDDLKQLVKFNLTLFVVLSSVVGYLLALKGPFIWYQLVFLVLGGFFITGAANTLNQILEREYDALMVRTARRPLPAGRMEVTEAILWAGVMGVSGILLLAMFNLFTALLGAASLIIYAFIYTPLKRITPLSVAVGAIPGALPAVIGCIALEGKLTLLSITLFGIQFFWQFPHFWSIGWLGFDEYKKAGFNIMPLPSKERDPSIGMYSMLYALFLIPISLMFVLSPDVSVWAIAGLCFGALGFSYAGWGLFKFNDQVHARRLLFASLIYLPFIQIILLIDKWL from the coding sequence TTGCTAAAGATGATCTCAGGCACTAATCAATATTCTTTTCAACAACACTTGAATGCCTTTTTGGCCAAGGTGGATGACTTGAAACAGTTGGTCAAGTTCAACCTGACATTATTTGTAGTGCTCAGCTCCGTAGTCGGATACTTACTTGCCTTAAAGGGGCCTTTCATTTGGTATCAGTTGGTCTTTCTTGTACTAGGAGGTTTTTTTATTACAGGGGCTGCAAATACATTGAATCAGATACTTGAGAGGGAATATGATGCCTTGATGGTTAGAACAGCACGCCGTCCTCTGCCAGCAGGAAGGATGGAGGTCACTGAGGCTATTTTATGGGCTGGAGTAATGGGAGTAAGTGGTATACTTCTGCTGGCCATGTTTAATCTATTTACTGCTTTATTAGGAGCAGCTTCCCTGATTATCTATGCCTTTATTTATACTCCATTAAAACGCATTACCCCATTGTCGGTTGCAGTAGGAGCTATCCCAGGCGCTTTGCCAGCGGTGATAGGTTGTATTGCTCTGGAAGGTAAGTTGACTCTTTTATCAATTACTTTGTTTGGCATTCAGTTTTTCTGGCAGTTTCCGCATTTTTGGTCTATTGGCTGGTTGGGTTTTGATGAGTACAAAAAGGCAGGTTTCAATATCATGCCGTTACCTTCTAAAGAACGTGATCCAAGTATAGGCATGTACAGCATGTTATATGCATTATTTTTGATCCCAATAAGCTTAATGTTTGTTTTGTCTCCTGATGTTAGTGTTTGGGCTATAGCTGGACTTTGTTTTGGAGCTTTAGGTTTTTCATATGCAGGATGGGGTTTGTTTAAATTTAATGACCAGGTACATGCCCGAAGACTGCTTTTTGCTTCATTGATATACTTGCCTTTTATTCAAATTATTTTATTGATTGACAAATGGCTATAG